A window of Stutzerimonas stutzeri genomic DNA:
CGACGCCTACGCCGATACCCAGCAGCGCCAGTTGATGGTCGTCGACGTTCTCCTTCGCCGGCAGGCTGGCGCCGCGCCACATGCGCCACGCCGACCACAGCACCAGCAGGCAGAAACCGATGATCAGCCCGCGTTCCGGAATGAACTGCCCAAGCCATTGACCGGCCGCATTGCCCGGCAGGCCGCATATGGCCAGCAGCATGACCGGGCGCCAGGCGACCTGGCCGAGGCGCGCACGGGGAATCGCTCCGATCAGTGCAGACATGGCGACCGCGCCGAGGCTGACACCAATGGCATCACGCAGAGGCAGGTGCAGGCTGAGCAGCAGCGGCAGCGCAACCAGCGAGCCACCGGCACCGGTCAGTCCGAGCAGCAGCCCGAGTACCAGGCCGATGCCCAGTGCTTCCAGCAGTAGTATGTCCATCAGGCGTAAATGCCAATCGGGCCGGCGGGTAGGTTGTTTGGTATCGCCGGGTTCAATTCGATGCTCCGTCTGTCAGCAGGATCGCCATTCATGACGTTGGTACGTTCACGCCAGCGCGTGTTCCCAACCATGCGCAGCGAACCGAGACGGTATCACGCCATCATCGCCACGGAGCGAGGCGGGTCAGGGCGTCAGGGGACGGCTGAGGGTGAAGGCGCCACGCAGTTCGCCCTCGCGGAAACCCCGCGCCTGGTCCTGCGGATAATGTTGGTCGAGCAG
This region includes:
- a CDS encoding sulfite exporter TauE/SafE family protein, which gives rise to MDILLLEALGIGLVLGLLLGLTGAGGSLVALPLLLSLHLPLRDAIGVSLGAVAMSALIGAIPRARLGQVAWRPVMLLAICGLPGNAAGQWLGQFIPERGLIIGFCLLVLWSAWRMWRGASLPAKENVDDHQLALLGIGVGVGLLSGLMGVGGGFLIVPALLWFTSLSLLSAMATSMAVIAVVSGGGFLLYLTDAEPPLPLLGGLALGGAIGVLAGNHLAQYLNSSLLQRLFALMLVIVSLSLGVQKLLLGH